In the genome of Acidobacteriota bacterium, the window TTGATCTCGCTCCGAGCCGACGGCATCGTCCAACTCGAATATGAGATGCGTGTGCCGGGAATGCGGCACGCAGGAAACTTCCGAGGTAAGCCGACCCGTCATACCCAGATGTACCAATAAGGACTGGCGGCCCATCGCATCGCCGGGCTTGTCGCCTGCCGAAGTGAGGCCAATAAGAATGTTCTTCCCGCAGCGCGCGACCTCGACGATCCGCGCGCCGCCAACCTGTTCACGCATCCGCTGAGGAGGCGCATCCAGCAAGCGCCGCAACGTCGCGGGCCATTCGCCGGGCCGCTGCTCAGCCGGAAATTGCAGCGCAAGTATTTGCCGACCGATCAGCAATGGGCGCAAGCTGCGCACTACGCTCTCGACCTCTGGCAATTCAGGCATAACCAACAACTTACCATAGCCGCTGCTTCACGTCAGGGCACGACTTCAGTCGTGCCGGAAGAGCCGCCATATCAGCCGGGGCTTTAGCCCCTGAGGTTGGTTCTTGATCGCCTTTGTTTACAGGGCTTAGGACTACTAACCCTCAGCGGCTAAAGCCGGGTTCGATGACTCCCCTACGGCACGACTGAAGTCGTGCCCTGACGGAAAATCTAGGTTGTCACGCAGACTCTTCAGTTGTGCCTGACATTCTGCAAAAACGTGTTGCAAATTTGAAATTGACCCACTACTCTCCCCCTATTTGATTTGCGATATAATGACTTTCTCGTCCTTGGAATTTCACTCTTGCAGGAGGATACTGCATGCCAGCAAAAGGTTCTGTGACGCCCAACGGCTCTCCGGTTTTACAGGTGGGCACCACCAAAGGAATGTTCCTATTCACTTCTGACCGCGCCCGCAAGAGCTGGCGCATGACCGGCCCGCACTTTCCGGGACATATCGTTTACGCCTCGGCCTACGACGGCCGCGCGGGGCGTCGGCGGCTGTGGATGGCTTCCTTCCACTTGGCCTACGGCGTCACGCTGCGCCACTCGGATGATTTCGGCGCGACCTGGTCCGACCCGGCTGAGACGCCCATCAAATTTCCTGAAGATACCGGCGCGGCGCTGAAGCAGATTTGGCAGATCGCGCCCGGCCCAGCCAATCAGCCCGATACGATCTACTGCGGCGTCGAGCCTGCCGCGCTATTCGTCTCGCGCGATGCCGGGACGAGTTGGTCGCTGGTGCGTGGACTGTGGGATCATCCACACCGCGAGAAGTGGAATCCCGGCAACGGCGGGCTGTGCATGCACACCGTGCTGCCGCATCCGACCGATCCAAAGAAGATGTTGATCGCGGTATCGGCTGCGGGCGTCTATCGCACCGAAGATGG includes:
- a CDS encoding exo-alpha-sialidase translates to MPAKGSVTPNGSPVLQVGTTKGMFLFTSDRARKSWRMTGPHFPGHIVYASAYDGRAGRRRLWMASFHLAYGVTLRHSDDFGATWSDPAETPIKFPEDTGAALKQIWQIAPGPANQPDTIYCGVEPAALFVSRDAGTSWSLVRGLWDHPHREKWNPGNGGLCMHTVLPHPTDPKKMLIAVSAAGVYRTEDGGATWQVSNKGLRADFQPEKYPEFGQCVHKIDRHPSRPERFFLQNHGGIYRSDDGGASWKDIGKGVPSDFGFSMVVNPNDPDTAYIFPLAGEMRCGPDGKVRVYRTRNGGKKWEALTRGLPQKDTYETVLRDGMAADSLSPAGIYFGTRSGKLFASRNDGTSWEMIAEG